In a genomic window of Drosophila takahashii strain IR98-3 E-12201 chromosome 3L, DtakHiC1v2, whole genome shotgun sequence:
- the Dred gene encoding dynactin subunit 1, whose translation MSPRELKLGHRVEVTGKNLQGKVAYVGRTTFAAGLWYGVVLDEPLGKNNGSVHGSIYFKCPTNCGLFVRAQQLVRIADLPQGVDNRKTDEMQRDGARAKLSRRSGVAKSVDEQDNQRELAASTSGKAKATVSPSSPQHRNRNTREPALAKTSGKFLAAQQQPLQLPKNPMESEGKSQAEEVLETSMSPKRSSANMQSREISKQESQEFPQDAGKENELAKKNEEPQSREASISRQELTANPLQTSTIGELPAQKASAQLTPPIMTCNQRRSTSYTQLRPTRISQPKPTTAQAQSSTAQLTLAMPVPLALAPKRSKTSMSPTSSVKRAAPAAFVEPRFLEILRPQFTPGPALRTPSSVASPLDNPELRQLREELQLLRGQKSEDKLKLLELERMRIHNEQLMEFKSQIMTQQVLLQRELQRSRHELREAHDVSSKFKRELDEIAESIELLTLDKEMAEERMETLQMELEMAQERNDELSLDVEILKAEQEEQQGQRIEKSEKHTGVGVTAQSAGEFLRLEQYNQRLRETVVRLRDTLAQEKQLGQRTHKELETKHSEINELKSIKELLSRRVDHMEVQLMDLKEQVDASLGAESMVTQLASLKLELEDRVKLLEDEVNELEALEQIQEQLIESNQELETDLREEIDKLGGQVKILEQQKNAAMESLYDRDVTIMKFRDLVRQLQEQLQLRADGTLSIEDFSSANESQQEEGSNQSQTDYQHIFSVSKAYGRALEQQIKTVELRLQRQHLEHVLAFVPEQFLLRGGEHDVVLVMLLLERMNEKLIIVCQAINEKFPTACEFGRDAIFEGYSVQRYIFRSQCLYLLKSLQLVLQQFRHGLNHCAYELCTHAAIYRSDLETQEQQLDEFVRLLKTGQLDEHSNCEPIRRVLHYVSGLHQNLMPPQTLVELLDEQQLYEALIEVYEAGLDAVNANAGLMHTIIQLGHEQTASFNCMQLLMEQSCAQKQKLKKLQRKLGGSKTAYWTGMQCARYQRILEANEALGALIRLLGSTAREASRDSNGGIAHEKLWRILVLNYNKFAPSQEGEEPREVDAYSQRCMQLLDEQLDELFTLLESTDVNTEYVRHATSNTLQERAAQVKRHYEDVKNLELTVAERDKEIKGLKYMAKMKQQDFSELQVRKEMAEKQLSKQCHVLAGFAEAVEQLEQSILAKEAALGQALNILADKISILEQAQQHWQEQQQADSACVTSTTITSNREMNMLHQALRQERYLRVQLQGREMRKTFAALEPLHVPRTESQDLTSMERDLRSLKNQWLLAHLEMGTAGSQRRSEIELQGSRMLRHIFQTYCTHHPYRSKDTDFGLFISDDLRRAFEQNF comes from the exons ATGAGCCCCCGGGAACTGAAACTTGGCCACCGCGTTGAGGTAACGGGTAAAAATCTGCAGGGCAAGGTTGCCTATGTGGGACGCACTACTTTCGCCGCCGGACTCTGGTACGGCGTGGTTCTGGACGAGCCGCTGGGCAAAAACAATGGAAGTGTCCACGGCAGCATTTACTTCAAGTGTCCCACAAATTGCGGACTCTTCGTGCGTGCCCAGCAGCTGGTGAGGATTGCCGATTTGCCGCAGGGAGTGGATAATCGAAAAACCGATGAAATGCAACGTGACGGGGCGAGAGCGAAACTTTCACGGCGGAGTGGCGTGGCAAAGTCGGTGGACGAGCAG GATAACCAGAGGGAGCTGGCGGCCAGCACATCGGGCAAGGCTAAGGCGACTGTTTCTCCTTCATCACCGCAGCATAGGAACAGGAACACTAGGGAGCCGGCCTTAGCAAAGACTTCTGGGAAGTTTTTGGCGGCCCAACAACAACCTTTACAGCTTCCAAAG AATCCAATGGAGTCTGAAGGCAAATCGCAAGCGGAGGAGGTTTTAGAAACTAGCATGTCTCCCAAGAGGTCATCAGCTAATATGCAATCAAGGGAGATTTCTAAGCAGGAATCCCAGGAGTTTCCACAGGACGCAGGAAAGGAAAATGAGTTAGCCAAGAAGAATGAAGAGCCCCAGAGCAGGGAAGCATCGATCTCAAGACAGGAGCTGACTGCCAATCCGCTCCAGACAAGCACAATCGGAGAGCTGCCTGCACAGAAGGCCAGTGCCCAACTGACACCGCCAATCATGACGTGTAACCAGAGGCGATCCACATCCTACACCCAGTTGAGACCCACAAGGATCAGCCAACCCAAGCCAACCACAGCACAGGCTCAGAGCTCCACGGCGCAGCTCACTTTGGCTATGCCGGTTCCCCTGGCTTTGGCTCCCAAACGCAGCAAGACCAGCATGAGTCCCACGAGCTCGGTTAAACGTGCTGCGCCAGCCGCCTTTGTGGAACCGCGCTTCCTGGAGATCCTGAGGCCTCAGTTTACACCAGGGCCAGCTCTCCGAACTCCCAGCTCGGTCGCGTCGCCTTTGGATAACCCAGAACTTCGTCAACTTAGGGAGGAACTCCAACTGCTGAGGGGGCAAAAGAGCGAGGACAAGCTGAAGCTTCTGGAGCTGGAGCGGATGCGGATACACAACGAGCAACTGATGGAGTTCAAGTCGCAAATCATGACGCAGCAGGTACTGCTCCAAAGGGAACTGCAGAGATCACGGCACGAACTGAGGGAAGCCCACGATGTTTCCTCAAAGTTTAAGAGGGAGTTGGACGAGATAGCTGAGAGCATAGAGCTCCTCACTCTGGACAAAGAAATGGCGGAGGAGCGCATGGAGACCCTGCAAATGGAACTGGAAATGGCTCAGGAAAGAAATGACGAGCTCAGCCTGGACGTGGAGATCCTCAAGGCGGAGCAGGAAGAGCAGCAGGGTCAACGCATCGAGAAGAGTGAGAAGCACACCGGTGTAGGAGTGACTGCGCAATCAGCCGGCGAGTTCCTTCGGCTGGAGCAGTACAACCAACGGCTCCGGGAGACTGTGGTCCGTCTGAGAGACACTCTCGCCCAGGAGAAGCAACTCGGCCAAAGGACGCACAAGGAACTTGAGACCAAGCACTCGGAAATCAACGAGCTGAAAAGCATTAAGGAGTTGCTTAGCAGAAGGGTGGACCACATGGAAGTGCAGCTAATGGATCTGAAAGAGCAGGTAGATGCCTCACTCGGGGCAGAATCCATGGTCACGCAGTTGGCTTCCCTTAAACTGGAGCTGGAGGATCGCGTCAAGCTACTAGAAGATGAGGTTAACGAACTGGAGGCACTGGAACAAATCCAAGAGCAGCTTATTGAAAGCAACCAAGAGCTGGAAACCGACCTGCGCGAGGAAATCGACAAGCTGGGTGGTCAAGTCAAGATTCTGGAGCAGCAGAAGAACGCTGCCATGGAAAGTCTCTACGACCGCGATGTGACCATCATGAAATTCCGGGACCTGGTCAGACAGCTGCAGGAGCAACTCCAGCTCCGGGCAGATGGCACCCTGTCCATCGAGGACTTCAGCAGCGCCAACGAGTCCCAGCAAGAGGAGGGTTCCAATCAGAGTCAGACGGACTATCAGCACATTTTCAGCGTGAGCAAGGCTTACGGCAGGGCGCTGGAGCAGCAGATCAAAACGGTGGAGCTTAGATTGCAGCGACAGCATCTAGAGCACGTCCTGGCCTTCGTGCCCGAGCAGTTCCTTCTGCGCGGCGGGGAACACGATGTGGTACTGGTCATGCTCCTACTAGAGCGGATGAATGAGAAACTGATCATCGTGTGTCAGGCCATCAATGAGAAGTTTCCCACGGCCTGCGAATTtg GACGCGATGCCATTTTCGAGGGCTACTCCGTGCAGCGCTACATCTTCCGGTCGCAGTGCCTATACTTGCTTAAGAGTCTCCAACTGGTGCTCCAGCAGTTCCGCCACGGACTCAACCATTGCGCCTACGAGCTGTGCACACATGCGGCCATTTACAGAAGCGATCTGGAGAcccaggagcagcagctggaCGAGTTTGTGCGGTTGCTTAAGACTGGTCAATTGGACGAGCATTCGAACTGCGAACCGATTCGGCGAGTTCTTCACTATGTTAGTGGACTGCATCAAAATCTGATGCCACCGCAAACGCTTGTGGAGCTCCTGGACGAACAGCAGCTGTACGAAGCCCTGATCGAAGTCTATGAAGCGGGCTTGGATGCCGTGAATGCAAATGCGGGTCTGATGCACACCATTATACAACTGGGCCACGAGCAGACCGCTTCCTTTAATTGCATGCAGTTGCTAATGGAGCAGAGCTGTGCTCAAAAGCAGAAGCTAAAGAAGCTGCAGAGGAAACTGGGAGGTAGCAAAACGGCTTACTGGACGGGAATGCAGTGTGCTCGATACCAGAGGATTCTTGAGGCCAATGAGGCTCTGGGAGCTCTTATCCGACTGCTGGGCTCTACTGCCCGAGAGGCCAGCAGGGACTCCAATGGCGGAATAGCCCACGAAAAGTTGTGGAGGATTCTGGTGCTTAACTACAACAAGTTCGCACCAAGTCAGGAGGGCGAGGAGCCTAGGGAAGTGGACGCCTACAGCCAGCGGTGCATGCAACTGCTGGATGAGCAGTTGGATGAGCTCTTTACCCTGCTGGAGTCTACTGACGTGAATACGGAATACGTGCGCCATGCGACTAGCAACACTTTGCAGGAGCGGGCTGCCCAGGTGAAGCGACACTACGAGGACGTGAAGAACCTGGAGCTAACTGTTGCCGAGCGAGACAAGGAAATCAAAGGCCTCAAGTACATGGCAAAGATGAAGCAGCAGGACTTCTCGGAGCTCCAGGTTCGCAAGGAAATGGCGGAGAAGCAGCTGAGCAAGCAGTGCCACGTGCTAGCCGGATTCGCAGAGGCTGTGGAGCAACTGGAGCAATCGATTTTGGCCAAGGAGGCGGCTCTTGGACAGGCCCTGAATATTCTAGCGGATAAGATATCCATCCTGGAGCAGGCGCAGCAGCActggcaggagcagcagcaggcggacAGCGCCTGTGTGACCAGTACCACGATAACTTCCAACCGGGAGATGAACATGCTCCATCAGGCTCTGCGTCAGGAGAGATACCTCAGAGTCCAGTTGCAGGGTCGGGAGATGAGGAAGACCTTCGCCGCCTTGGAACCACTACATGTTCCTCGAACCGAAAGCCAGGACTTGACCAGCATGGAGAGGGACCTCCGCTCGCTAAAGAACCAGTGGCTCCTGGCCCACCTGGAAATGGGTACTGCTGGCAGTCAGCGTCGGTCAGAGATCGAGCTGCAGGGCAGCCGCATGCTGCGACATATCTTCCAGACATATTGCACACATCATCCGTACCGGTCCAAGGACACTGATTTTGGCCTCTTCATTAGCGATGATCTGCGGAGAGCATTCGAGCAAAATTTCTAG
- the Cpr76Bd gene encoding ice-structuring glycoprotein: MKLHLIALLGMLSVVLADPSPTLAPPILPCVHAATAGYSYPPPAEVKFSISPGVTKYSQSPAVSTYSENGHLLHTSVGSSGASYQSTAGIEGLSHGGIAQIDKYIAPVQKTLFSPSAEYGGAGITYADKSPAAKYATVVPSGIEIKNLVSPAISKLDNTYLPPSPGISKVATYTSPGYSYSSATPAVSKVATYSSPALSSIPYYAPPVTSKVETYSSPGYTYSKATPGYSKVETYSSPGYSYGHVSPGVSKIATYSPALSYSAPAIAKVSSYSAPALKLATTSTLLSAHGTGYSASYAPSLTKYSQAADVSHQYFSKPIVAAYPAAAPAITKVAASYGGTASGALSHQYISQPALVAAPAIAKVATYAAPTVATYSSAPAVTKLSTSYGASGSGAVSHQYVSKPAVAIAAPAIAKVASYAAPAISSYSSGAAISKVATYAAPTVSTYSSGSGYGASGSGAVSHQYVSKPAVAISAAPAIAKVATYAAPAISTYSSAPVVTKVATGYGGSGSGYSSGAVSHQYVSKPAVAISAAPAIAKVATYAAPSIATYSSGPAVTKIATSYGGSGHGGAVSHQYVSKPAVAISAAPAIAKVATYAAPAISTYATAPAISKVASYAAPAISTYSSAPALTKVSYSQAADVSHQYISKPIVAAYPAAAPAVATYSSAPAITKLSTSYGASGSGAVSHQYVSKPAVAIHAAPAVAKVATYAAPAISTYATAPAISKVASYAAPAISTYSAAPVVTKVATGYGGSGSGYSSGAVSHQYVSKPAVAISAAPAIAKVATYAAPAISSYSSAPSLAKIATSYGGSGHGGAVSHQYISKPAIAVAPVAPVLSKTYLPAAPTIALPAKVATGYGISGSGAVSHQYVSKPALAIGAPAIAKVASYAAPAIASYSTGPAISKVASYAAPAISTYSAAPVISSGHGYGASGSGYSSGAVSHQYVSKPAVAISAAPAIAKVATYVAPAVGHISGGHAIASGPLLSTKVATGYGGSGLGYSSGAVSHQYVSKPAVALSAAPAIAKVAAYAAAPAASHISTGPSVPLGVGLGYGGSGHGHGGALLSGPLTKLTTAPAYSLGGKLASSTAYGIHAGNLGHGAGPSGGYYGAISLGHAAVSPALSYHGLLSHGSGLAPGSASLGHLDSSLSGYSHGVGGIGPLGAGFYRYAPSVPALSSHAPVAATTYLKSAPVAQHAVLKVVPEKHLEHFDAHPRYAFEYAVNDPHTGDNKHQKEERDGDVVKGEYSLVEPDGNVRTVKYYADWETGFHAEVINSRDQGKIVAKRQTEAKS, translated from the exons atgAAG CTCCATTTGATTGCCCTTCTGGGCATGCTTAGCGTGGTTCTGGCGGATCCTTCGCCCACCCTGGCACCGCCCATATTGCCCTGTGTGCACGCGGCCACCGCGGGCTACTCGTATCCTCCGCCGGCGGAGGTGAAGTTCTCCATCTCGCCCGGAGTGACCAAGTACAGCCAGAGCCCTGCGGTTTCCACATACTCGGAAAACGGACACCTCCTGCACACCTCGGTGGGAAGTTCCGGCGCGTCCTACCAGTCAACGGCCGGAATCGAGGGTCTGTCGCATGGCGGCATCGCACAGATCGACAAGTACATAGCCCCGGTGCAGAAGACCCTGTTCAGCCCATCGGCTGAGTACGGAGGAGCGGGAATCACCTATGCGGACAAGTCGCCAGCCGCCAAGTACGCAACGGTGGTGCCATCTGGAATCGAGATCAAGAACCTGGTGTCGCCGGCCATCAGCAAGCTGGACAACACCTACTTGCCACCATCGCCCGGAATCTCGAAAGTGGCCACGTACACCTCCCCTGGATACAGTTACAGTTCGGCCACTCCGGCCGTATCCAAGGTGGCCACCTACTCCTCGCCAGCTCTCTCGAGCATTCCCTACTACGCGCCACCAGTGACCTCCAAGGTGGAGACCTACAGCTCCCCTGGCTACACGTACTCCAAGGCCACTCCCGGCTACTCCAAGGTGGAGACCTACAGCTCTCCTGGCTACAGCTATGGACACGTCTCTCCTGGGGTCTCTAAGATTGCCACCTATTCGCCGGCGCTTTCGTACTCGGCGCCGGCGATTGCCAAAGTGTCCAGCTACTCAGCCCCCGCTCTTAAGTTGGCCACCACCTCGACACTGCTCTCCGCCCACGGAACAGGATACTCAGCGAGCTATGCTCCGTCACTAACGAAATACAGCCAGGCCGCAGATGTGTCCCACCAGTACTTCTCGAAGCCCATAGTGGCCGCCTATCCAGCGGCTGCCCCGGCGATCACCAAGGTGGCTGCCAGCTACGGAGGCACCGCATCCGGAGCTCTTTCCCACCAGTACATCTCCCAGCCCGCTCTGGTCGCAGCGCCAGCGATCGCCAAGGTGGCTACCTATGCTGCTCCAACGGTGGCCACCTACTCGTCCGCCCCCGCCGTCACCAAGCTCTCCACGAGCTATGGAGCTTCAGGATCGGGGGCAGTTTCCCATCAGTATGTTTCCAAGCCAGCGGTGGCCATTGCCGCTCCAGCGATTGCCAAGGTAGCCAGCTATGCTGCTCCTGCCATCTCCAGCTACTCCAGTGGTGCGGCCATCTCGAAGGTGGCCACATACGCAGCTCCCACTGTATCTACCTACTCCTCGGGCTCTGGATATGGGGCAAGTGGCTCAGGGGCCGTGTCCCATCAGTACGTATCCAAGCCGGCAGTGGCCATTTCAGCTGCGCCAGCCATTGCCAAAGTTGCGACCTATGCTGCTCCAGCCATTTCTACATACTCCTCAGCTCCAGTGGTGACCAAGGTGGCTACCGGCTACGGAGGAAGCGGGTCGGGATACAGCTCGGGTGCCGTTTCCCATCAGTATGTCTCCAAGCCAGCGGTGGCCATTTCAGCAGCTCCTGCCATCGCCAAAGTGGCGACCTATGCTGCTCCATCCATTGCCACCTACTCATCTGGTCCCGCTGTCACGAAAATCGCGACGAGCTATGGAGGATCGGGCCATGGAGGTGCCGTCTCCCATCAGTATGTCTCCAAGCCGGCGGTGGCCATTTCTGCAGCTCCTGCAATCGCCAAGGTAGCCACATATGCTGCTCCGGCCATCTCCACCTATGCCACTGCTCCTGCCATCTCCAAAGTGGCCAGCTATGCGGCTCCTGCCATATCCACGTACTCCTCTGCTCCTGCTTTGACCAAGGTTTCCTACAGTCAGGCCGCCGATGTGTCGCACCAGTACATCTCCAAGCCCATTGTGGCTGCCTATCCGGCAGCTGCTCCCGCCGTGGCCACCTACTCCTCCGCTCCGGCCATCACCAAGCTCTCCACGAGCTACGGAGCCTCCGGATCGGGAGCCGTTTCCCACCAATATGTCTCCAAGCCGGCGGTGGCCATTCATGCAGCTCCTGCTGTCGCCAAGGTAGCCACATATGCTGCCCCGGCCATCTCCACCTATGCCACTGCTCCTGCCATCTCCAAGGTGGCCAGCTATGCGGCTCCTGCCATATCCACATACTCCGCAGCTCCGGTGGTGACCAAAGTGGCCACGGGATACGGGGGAAGTGGATCCGGATATAGCTCCGGAGCTGTTTCCCATCAGTACGTGTCCAAGCCAGCGGTGGCTATTTCAGCTGCTCCCGCCATTGCCAAAGTGGCGACCTATGCTGCTCCTGCCATTTCTAGCTATTCCTCGGCACCCAGTCTCGCCAAGATCGCCACCAGCTATGGAGGCTCGGGACATGGAGGTGCCGTCTCCCATCAGTACATCTCGAAACCTGCGATCGCAGTGGCTCCGGTTGCTCCTGTTCTCTCCAAGACCTATTTACCTGCTGCTCCGACCATCGCCTTGCCCGCCAAAGTGGCCACAGGATACGGAATCAGTGGCTCGGGAGCCGTCTCCCATCAGTACGTATCCAAGCCCGCGCTGGCTATTGGTGCCCCAGCCATTGCCAAAGTGGCCTCCTACGCTGCTCCGGCCATTGCGAGCTACTCGACTGGACCTGCAATATCGAAAGTAGCCTCCTATGCCGCCCCTGCCATTTCCACCTATTCAGCGGCCCCTGTGATATCCAGTGGCCACGGATATGGAGCAAGTGGCTCCGGGTACAGCTCGGGAGCTGTCTCCCACCAGTACGTGTCCAAGCCGGCGGTGGCCATCTCAGCGGCTCCTGCAATAGCCAAAGTTGCCACATACGTGGCTCCAGCTGTAGGCCACATTTCCGGAGGACATGCCATCGCCTCCGGCCCCCTTTTGTCCACTAAAGTGGCCACTGGCTACGGAGGAAGTGGCTTGGGATACAGCTCGGGCGCAGTTTCGCATCAATACGTCTCCAAGCCCGCAGTTGCCCTTTCAGCTGCTCCTGCCATCGCCAAGGTGGCCGCCTATGCCGCCGCTCCAGCCGCGAGCCACATCAGCACAGGCCCGTCGGTCCCCCTGGGAGTGGGTCTCGGGTACGGGGGCAGTGGACATGGACACGGCGGAGCACTGCTCAGCGGCCCCCTGACCAAGTTGACGACGGCTCCAGCCTATTCCCTGGGAGGAAAGCTGGCCAGCAGCACCGCCTACGGAATCCATGCGG GTAATTTAGGACATGGAGCTGGTCCCAGTGGCGGCTACTATGGAGCAATCTCTTTGGGTCACGCAGCGGTATCTCCAGCTCTTTCCTACCACGGTTTGCTATCCCATGGATCTGGTCTGGCCCCAGGCTCCGCCTCCCTGGGCCACCTGGACTCCTCCCTGAGTGGATACTCGCACGGAGTGGGCGGAATTGGACCTCTGGGAGCGGGATTTTATCGCTATGCTCCAAGTGTACCGGCGCTGAGCAGCCACGCCCCAGTGGCAGCCACCACCTACTTAAAGTCGGCACCCGTGGCACAGCACGCCGTTCTGAAGGTGGTGCCCGAGAAGCACCTGGAGCACTTC GATGCTCATCCTCGTTATGCTTTCGAGTACGCTGTGAATGATCCCCACACGGGAGATAACAAGCACCAAAAGGAGGAGCGCGATGGTGACGTGGTAAAGGGCGAATACTCCCTGGTGGAGCCCGATGGCAATGTGCGCACGGTGAAGTACTACGCCGACTGGGAGACTGGCTTCCACGCCGAGGTTATCAACAGTCGCGATCAGGGCAAAATTGTGGCCAAGCGTCAGACGGAAGCCAAGTCGTGA
- the Cpr76Bc gene encoding uncharacterized protein Cpr76Bc, translating into MRFYITTNLPPPPPLWTAILLALICLGTRPPPIDAVRGGAPVVVADDDDETREYAPQYEHPGYAFSYGVKDLHTGDVKSQWESRDEDGVKGHYSILEPDGSIRTVHYTADAKKGFNAIVKTVGANSHPITETPEGSNHVNDDTSQSKINHYSKDQEHIVLSSDIKPLKRPIEDLTHSHPKIPSLIEIKPHARIKQVPMDMDPGIRDRLQQARDTYYKQIAAAHKLDDYSQKLQPTYAVQEGDWKAVIVNEPKEYRPYYTTASPAHSHHGYYEHYKPKELPHNYIHKPSTAQQSLHTSFSPSKPRVSIPEGLSNHIHQKKVVHTTPGLKHYKYKGVSKSYSRPDYSSYFHRKPKKLRPLHPKQKPRAQRPEKSGPVLFPKILEEEFEDFEEDEQGAASATLVQNMVRKDKKHMVPMYAGGHGFDSGSYRTLEGA; encoded by the exons ATAACGACCAatttgccgccgccgccgcccctTTGGACAGCCATCCTGCTCGCTTTGATCTGCCTGGGGACACGCCCCCCGCCCATCGATGCGGTTCGGGGCGGTGCACCTGTCGTGGTCgccgatgacgatgacgaaaCCAGGGAGTACGCCCCGCAATAT GAGCATCCGGGCTATGCCTTCAGCTATGGGGTCAAGGATCTGCACACTGGGGATGTGAAGTCGCAGTGGGAGTCCCGCGACGAAGACGGAGTCAAGGGCCACTACAGCATACTGGAGCCAGACGGCTCCATACGAACGGTTCACTATACGGCCGATGCCAAGAAGGGATTCAATGCGATTGTCAAGACAGTGGGCGCCAATTCGCATCCCATCACAGAGACCCCGGAGGGCAGTAACCATGTCAACGACGACACCTCGCAGTCGAAGATCAACCATTACAGCAAGGACCAGGAGCACATTGTCCTTAGTTCCGACATCAAGCCGCTAAAGAGGCCTATTGAGGACTTGACCCACTCGCATCCGAAGATCCCCAGCCTGATTGAGATCAAGCCGCACGCCAGGATCAAGCAGGTGCCCATGGACATGGATCCGGGCATCAGGGACCGATTGCAGCAGGCCAGGGATACGTATTATAAGCAAATAGCCGCTGCCCATAAATTGGATGACTATTCGCAGAAGCTGCAGCCCACCTATGCGGTGCAAGAGGGCGATTGGAAGGCAGTGATTGTGAACGAACCCAAGGAGTATCGGCCTTATTACACCACAGCATCCCCGGCCCACTCCCACCACGGCTACTACGAGCACTATAAGCCCAAGGAGCTGCCCCACAACTACATCCACAAGCCCTCGACTGCGCAGCAATCGCTTCACACCAGCTTCTCCCCCTCAAAGCCCAGAGTTAGTATCCCCGAAGGCCTGTCCAATCACATTCACCAGAAGAAGGTGGTTCACACGACGCCCGGTCTGAAGCACTACAAGTACAAGGGGGTCTCCAAGTCCTATTCCCGACCCGATTACTCAAGCTACTTCCACCGTAAGCCCAAGAAGCTGCGTCCCCTGCACCCCAAGCAAAAGCCACGCGCCCAGAGACCCGAAAAGTCCGGTCCTGTTCTCTTTCCAAAGATCCTAGAGGAGGAATTCGAGGACTTCGAGGAGGATGAACAGGGGGCGGCGTCGGCCACTCTGGTGCAGAATATGGTGCGCAAGGACAAGAAGCACATGGTTCCCATGTACGCGGGTGGGCACGGCTTCGATTCGGGAAGTTACCGCACCTTGGAAGGTGCCTAG
- the LOC123002426 gene encoding uncharacterized protein produces MAARIEVKGICPYCDRYVSRDLRPINMLSARDAKRISQLINEEPPLVQLEYEKEGNTDSRCKKTRVSKRKRETLENSESEDNMKKEPSSQDELDNHSSQEIFEDHSSQSGTSSAEDVKSENSLDAITKGILDLVEEEFERDPASNESSGSLRGNAEVIMAMLTEEQLIIDKIEEQASQRGTKEPPTKRRRC; encoded by the coding sequence atggCGGCAAGAATAGAAGTCAAAGGCATATGTCCATACTGCGATCGTTATGTGTCCAGAGACCTTAGACCTATTAACATGCTGTCGGCACGTGATGCCAAAAGGATTTCTCAACTGATAAACGAAGAACCGCCTCTGGTTCAGTTGGAGTACGAGAAAGAAGGGAATACAGATTCTAGATGCAAAAAAACGCGAGTCTCGAAGAGGAAGAGAGAAACTCTAGAGAACTCGGAATCCGAGGacaacatgaaaaaagaaCCAAGTTCACAGGATGAATTGGACAATCATAGTTCTCAGGAAATATTCGAAGATCATAGTTCACAGTCGGGAACGAGCTCAGCAGAGGACGTTAAATCAGAAAACTCTCTCGACGCCATAACTAAAGGTATTTTAGATTTGGTCGAGGAGGAGTTTGAGCGTGATCCGGCGAGCAATGAATCGTCTGGGAGTTTAAGAGGGAATGCTGAAGTAATCATGGCTATGTTGACAGAGGAGCAGCTTATTATCGACAAGATAGAGGAGCAGGCCAGTCAGCGGGGTACTAAAGAGCCGCCAACTAAACGGCGGCGGTGTTAA
- the Rcd7 gene encoding uncharacterized protein Rcd7: protein MAKPINFKDVPSEMPPPKRIQLEGEVTVAEAINFLKTQCDTRKEHTAEDPLQEGPTVADELNARLAMVHVREARAKRIRRLVKYPANETQALYRFICVCPRYHPCYVPCQHTGQIIIDRDVLSREEHICFLATPKKDFSSPQLAKQSRYYTKKIFVNQCTARVERLADPHPMRVSDTYNFFKEYLSPRHIAALENQMKPKPPVEAMTMEKALEYMEEEMRQRRAAKRVHKRRCKGLKKRILLRQRKQMQKIICVLFEEMKDFLLNDQFIVDENSPLCCVILERLREFTDQEFYTTSNLREYQRILANNLTVWINKFISNLNIYLAPQQIPVQRQMMAENDPEQFVPLSDFISLSDEPGAEEMMEDVEQGAAEYDDYGYGEDYLPDVLNTDLSEETIIA, encoded by the exons ATGGCCAAGCCAATAAATTTCAAGGACGTGCCCTCCGAGATGCCTCCCCCCAAGCGCATACAGCTTGAGGGCGAGGTTACGGTAGCCGAAGCCATAAACTTCCTCAAGACGCAGTGCGACACACGCAAGGAGCACACGGCAGAGGACCCCCTTCAAGAGGGACCCACCGTGGCGGACGAGCTCAACGCCCGCCTAGCAATGGTCCATGTGCGTGAGGCTCGTGCCAAACGCATCCGACGACTAGTCAAGTATCCCGCCAACGAGACTCAGGCACTGTACAG GTTCATCTGCGTGTGTCCTCGATACCATCCTTGCTATGTGCCCTGTCAGCACACCGGACAGATCATTATCGACCGAGATGTGTTGTCCCGGGAGGAGCACATATGTTTTCTGGCTACGCCCAAAAAGGACTTTTCCTCTCCCCAGTTGGCCAAGCAGTCGCGCTACTACACCAAGAAGATCTTCGTGAACCAATGCACAGCCCGTGTGGAGCGCCTGGCCGATCCCCATCCGATGCGAGTGAGTGACACCTACAATTTCTTCAAGGAGTACCTCTCGCCTCGCCACATAGCCGCTCTGGAGAACCAGATGAAACCCAAGCCGCCGGTGGAGGCCATGACAATGGAGAAGGCGCTGGAGTACATGGAGGAAGAGATGCGTCAGCGAAGGGCTGCAAAGCGCGTCCACAAGCGACGGTGCAAAGGTCTCAAGAAGCGGATCCTATTGCGCCAGCGCAAGCAGATGCAGAAAATCATTTGCGTCCTGTTTGAGGAAATGAAGGACTTTCTACTCAACGATCAGTTCATTGTGGACGAAAACTCGCCACTATGTTGTGTAATTCTTGAGAGACTTCGAGAGTTTACAG ATCAAGAGTTTTACACCACCAGTAATCTTCGCGAATATCAGCGAATACTGGCCAATAACCTGACCGTTTGGATCAACAAGTTCATATCGAACTTGAACATTTACTTGGCGCCGCAACAGATACCTGTTCAACGACAGATGATGGCAGAGAACGATCCCGAACAGTTTGTGCCCTTGTCGGACTTCATTTCCCTATCCGATGAACCAGGCGCAGAGGAAATGATGGAGGATGTTGAGCAAGGAGCCGCTGAATATGACGACTACGGATATGGGGAAGACTATTTACCCGACGTTCTCAATACCGATTTGTCGGAGGAAACGATAATAGCTTAA